A region of Allocoleopsis franciscana PCC 7113 DNA encodes the following proteins:
- a CDS encoding AAA family ATPase yields MLSSSYNQRISVVGTSGSGKTTLARQISQRLAIPHIELDSLHWEANWTEAPINIFQKRVEQSLSTNSWVVDGNYSKIRPLIWSRANTVVWLDYPLPVIMGRLLGRTWRRVVMQEELWSGNRETWRQTFSHDSILLWALKTYRKNRNKYPILLAQPEYIHLKVVHLSSPKATGTWLANLTV; encoded by the coding sequence ATGCTGTCCTCCAGTTACAATCAGCGAATTTCTGTAGTTGGCACATCTGGCTCAGGTAAAACTACCTTGGCGCGTCAGATTTCTCAACGTCTTGCTATTCCCCATATAGAGCTAGATTCACTCCACTGGGAAGCGAATTGGACAGAAGCACCGATTAATATTTTCCAAAAACGTGTAGAACAGTCGCTAAGTACTAATAGCTGGGTGGTTGATGGCAATTACAGTAAAATACGCCCGCTGATCTGGAGTCGGGCTAATACAGTTGTCTGGCTCGACTACCCCCTACCTGTGATTATGGGGCGACTGTTAGGGCGAACGTGGCGACGAGTTGTGATGCAAGAAGAACTTTGGAGTGGAAACCGGGAAACGTGGCGACAAACATTCAGCCATGATTCCATCTTGCTGTGGGCGCTAAAGACTTATCGCAAAAATCGAAACAAGTATCCCATTCTTTTGGCTCAACCTGAATATATCCATCTCAAGGTAGTGCATTTATCTTCACCCAAAGCTACAGGCACTTGGC
- the argJ gene encoding bifunctional ornithine acetyltransferase/N-acetylglutamate synthase codes for MSDWQEITGGVTAPRGYRAAGITAGLKPSGLPDLALILSDVDAIAAGVFTTNQVCAAPVEYCRQRLQAKASTRAILVNAGQANAATGEQGGKDALESAKALGQALNIPPESILIASTGVIGQRIRMDALLSGIPQLVAAASETGSDSAARSIMTTDLVPKSIALETTIGDRTVRVGGICKGSGMIHPNMATLLAFVTCDAVVSTSLWQQMLSRAADKSFNQITVDGDTSTNDTLIALANGQSRTAAITEMGPEAEKLEAMLTAVCQHLAKAIARDGEGATCLIEVQVSGAADDKAARQIARSIAGSSLVKSAIFGRDPNWGRIAAAAGYAGVPFEQENLRVQLGDFLMMENGQPLPFDRAAASNYLKQAAAGEYLKEDTVLISVSVGNGHGTGKAWGCDLSYDYVKINAEYTT; via the coding sequence ATGTCAGACTGGCAAGAAATTACAGGCGGTGTTACAGCTCCCAGAGGATATCGAGCGGCAGGAATTACCGCTGGACTGAAACCTTCAGGACTTCCAGATTTAGCATTGATTTTGTCAGATGTAGATGCGATCGCAGCGGGTGTGTTCACAACCAACCAAGTGTGCGCGGCTCCCGTAGAATACTGTCGTCAACGACTGCAAGCCAAAGCGAGTACTCGTGCCATCTTAGTCAATGCAGGGCAAGCGAATGCCGCAACGGGTGAGCAAGGTGGGAAAGATGCTCTGGAAAGTGCGAAAGCCTTGGGGCAAGCGCTGAATATTCCACCCGAATCAATTTTGATCGCTTCAACGGGTGTGATTGGGCAACGAATCCGCATGGATGCCCTATTGTCAGGAATTCCTCAACTTGTCGCCGCTGCCTCAGAAACGGGTTCGGACTCAGCCGCGCGATCCATTATGACTACAGATTTAGTGCCTAAATCGATTGCGCTGGAAACCACCATTGGCGATCGCACCGTGCGGGTGGGTGGCATTTGTAAAGGTTCTGGCATGATTCATCCCAATATGGCAACCCTACTGGCCTTTGTTACTTGTGATGCTGTTGTCTCAACATCACTGTGGCAACAGATGTTAAGTCGGGCAGCGGATAAAAGTTTTAACCAAATTACGGTTGATGGTGATACTAGTACCAACGACACCTTAATTGCTCTGGCAAATGGTCAATCCCGAACGGCAGCCATTACGGAAATGGGGCCAGAAGCGGAAAAATTGGAGGCAATGCTAACAGCCGTTTGTCAACATTTAGCCAAAGCGATCGCACGGGATGGAGAAGGCGCAACTTGTCTGATTGAAGTACAAGTTTCGGGCGCAGCCGATGACAAAGCGGCACGTCAAATTGCCCGAAGTATTGCTGGCTCATCTTTAGTTAAATCGGCGATATTTGGTCGCGATCCCAATTGGGGCAGAATTGCCGCCGCCGCAGGTTATGCAGGAGTACCCTTTGAGCAAGAAAATCTCCGAGTTCAGTTAGGGGATTTCTTGATGATGGAAAATGGTCAACCTCTTCCTTTTGACCGTGCAGCCGCTAGTAATTATCTCAAACAAGCGGCGGCAGGTGAGTACTTAAAAGAAGATACTGTTTTAATTTCCGTAAGTGTTGGTAATGGACATGGCACGGGTAAAGCTTGGGGTTGTGACTTGAGTTATGACTATGTGAAGATTAACGCGGAATATACAACTTAA